GGAGGCCGACGCGCCCGCGCCCTGCTGGGCCAGGTAGGCCTCGGGGCCCATCTCGGCCGCGGCGGGCTCCATGAACAGGAACGAGAGGTTGTTGCCGTCGGGGTCGTCGAGGTCGCGCGAGTACATGAACCCGTAGTCCTGCGCTTCGCGCGGCTCGGAGCCGCCCGCCGCGAGACCCTTCTCGAGGACCTCGTCGACGGCCTCGCGCGTCTCGCGGCTGAGTGCGATCGACACCTGGGCCTGGGTCGCGGGGTCGATGACCTGCTTGTCGGTGAACGTGCCGAAGTACTCGCGGGTGAGCACCATGAAGTACACGTTGTCGTCAAGCACGACGCAGGCGGCGTTCTCATCGGTGAAGTTGGGGTTGATCGAGAACCCGAGCGCCTCGTAGAACGCCTTCGCGCGGTCGAGGTCGGACGT
This DNA window, taken from Agromyces sp. 3263, encodes the following:
- a CDS encoding VOC family protein is translated as MTTSIFVNLTTSDLDRAKAFYEALGFSINPNFTDENAACVVLDDNVYFMVLTREYFGTFTDKQVIDPATQAQVSIALSRETREAVDEVLEKGLAAGGSEPREAQDYGFMYSRDLDDPDGNNLSFLFMEPAAAEMGPEAYLAQQGAGASASPSA